AGGGTACCGGAACCAGCCGGGAAAGACCGCCGAGGTCTTGAAAGACGGGTGGTATTTCAGCGGGGATTACGGCGCCCGGTACGAAGGGGAGTATTACATCCTCGGCAGGAAGAAGGACATCATCATCGTGGCCGGCAACAATATCTCCCCCGAGGATGTGGAAGATGCGGTGAACGAGGTTTCGGGAGTGAATCCGGGCCGGGTCGTCGCGTTCGGCATGGAAGATCCGTCGTCCGGGACCGAGCAGGTCTGCGTGATCGCGGAAACAGAGGAAACCACGGAAAAAGGATTGAAAGTCCTCCGCCGCGCGATCGGGGAAGCCGGGATCCGGATCGACGTGGCGATCTCCCGGGTCTACCTTGTTCCGCCGCGGTGGTTGATCAAGAGTTCGGCGGGGAAACTCTCCAGGAAGGCGAACCGCCAGCGGATCCTGGAGTCGAACCCGGCTTCGATGCCGCTGGCCCCCCGCTGACATCTCTCCGACATGGACAACCAATTGAAAGCGATCCTGGGCACGGTCTTCGATCTCCCCGCAGACGAGATCAACGATGAGACCAGCCCCGGTAATGTTGGATTGTGGGATTCGCTCAACCATCTGCGGATGGTCACCGAAATCGAGAAGGTGTTCCGGATCCGACTTGCGCAGAAGGAAATCCGCGAAATGCTGACGTATGCCAAGATCCGGGAAGTCGTTGGACGCCATCTCGGCCTTAAGACCGACGAGTAAAACACCATGGAACCGAATAGAACCTCCATCCGCCAGATTCTTTCCGATCCCGACAGATCGTCTTTTCAGAAATACAGGGATCTGACCGTCGGTGAAAAGGGGATCGGTGGTTTCCTGGTTTATGAAATGTCTAGCGCCTTGCTCGGGCCCATTCCCGGCGCACTCGGGATATTTTCACGCCAAAAGATTTACCCGACCTTTTTCCGACGGTGCGGGCGAGGGCTCATCATCGGCAGGAATTGCACGTTCCGCCATCCCTCCAAGATGTCCTTCGGGGACCACGTGACGATTGACGACAACACGTTGATCGATGCCCGCGGAGCGAGCGGAAAAGGCGTCGTTTTCGAAGACGGTGTCATCGTCAACAGGAACTCGATCGTCCAATCCAAAGAGGGAGACATCGAAATCGGCAAATCGGTGAGCATCGGAACGGACAGCACAATCGTCTCCTGGTCGGGAATCCGCATCGGCGACGGGGCGCTCATCGCCGGAGGGTGCTCCCTCAGCGCCGGGCGTTACGATTTCGATGACCTGAACAGGAGCATCGCGGAGCAGGACAGCTATTCGACGGGACCGATCGTTATCGACGAGAATGTCTGGCTTGCCACGCGGGTCACGATTCTTGATGGGGTTCACATAGGGAAGGGGGCGATCATCTCGGCCGGGTCCGTCGTGACGGGAAATATTCCGCAAGGTGCGGTGGCCCATGGGAACCCTGCAAAGGTCGTCTTCACCCGGAGATAAATAATGATCGGATGTAAGGAACAAATCTTGGCAATCGATTTCCATCTCCCCCCGTCTTCGATCGCAAGCCCATGAAGACCACCGTAAACGCCGCTTGGCTCATAGGCTGCCGCGTTGCGGCGGATTTCCTGAGCTTCCTGCTGTTTATCGCCATATCGCGACATTTTGGTCCCGAAGGCATCGGAACGTACTCCTACGGGTTCGCGGTCTCGACCATCGGGTTCGTGATCAGCGGCCTCGGGATCGAGGGATACGGTGTGCGCGAATATACCCGGCTGGAGCCACGCCGTGGGTCTGCCTTGGTTGCAGACCTGATCGGCGCGCAGATTCTCGTTGTGATCCTCACCGTACTCGCTCTGGCCATTTATCTTCAGATCACCGGGGGATCGCGTACGATCGTCGGCATCGTCATGTCGCTTGCCGCATATCAAATCGCCTCCGCATTCTCAAGAACACTATTCATACCTGCGAACGCAGGGCAGGCCATGATTGGCCCGGCCGTCACGGAGCTGTGCTGCCGCGGCGGAGCGATTGTCGTGGCCATGGTTTCGATCACCTTTCTGCATTCGTCCTTGCTCGTCGCGCTAATTGGATACCCCGTGTTCGGCGTGATCCTGGTGGTGGCGGCTGCGTTTTCGGCCCGCCGATTCAGTGGGTCGGTCTCCGTCAACAGGAAGCTGAAACCCATTCGCGAGCGGATTGGGGTGCTGTGGTCGTTCGCCGTGGCCGAAGCGCTCGTCCAGGTTTTCATCCGTATTGGGCTGGTGGTGTTGACGCTCAGCGCCGGCGCGGAAGTCGCGGGGCTTTATGCTACGGGGCTGAAATTCATGGAGCTTGCGTTGATGCCGCTGGTATTCTTGGGCCTTGCGATATATCCGCGCCTCAGCCGGCTGTCGGGGTCGCATGACGACGCATTGCTCCACGCCAGTTCGCAGTTCCTCGCGGTTGCGAGCATGATGACCGGTGTAGTGGTCTGGGGTCTCTACTTCGTGGTCCCGCTCGTCCTCGTTCCATTGCTGGGGCCGCGCTTTGCATCGACGGTGCCCGTGTTGCACATTCTCACAGGGCTTGCGATCGTTCAGGCCGGGGAGATCGTGCTCGTGCGCCTGCTGCTCGCGACGGATCTGCAGATATCCCGCCTCAGGATCATCGCGGTTGGCACCCTTCTGAACATCGCGCTCATGGTAGTGATGGTGACGTATTGGCACATCACCGGAGCCGTGGCCGCCGGCATTGTGGCATTGGCAGCTGTGGACGTGGGCTACGCCTTAGCCCTAAACCGCTCGCTGCGATCGATCTTCGTGCGGTGCGCCGGCAGTCTGATGGCCGGCTTGACGGTCGCGTCCGGCATAACCTGGCTTATGTTTCACTACGGTGCGACGTATTGGCTCACGGCAGCGGCCTTCATCGTTTTCTTCCTTTCCGTAGCAGCAATTTCCCTCTGGAGTGTCCAGCGCAGCCGTCCGGAAGCAATGGCCGCTTCCCTATGACGAACCACAGCGGGATGCAATCATCGCCGTCTCCGAAACGACCCGTAACCATGAAATCGATCACATGGGCGTGGAGAGCGGGGTTCAACGACTGGCTCAATCTTGCTGAATGTCCTGGAAGAGGCTGCCTGCAGGTGACGATCGAATTCGCGTCGTTTGAATCCGTCAAGAGGAGCGTGCAATGAACCGACATCATGATGCTGGTGCGATACGTGCGCTCGATGCCTCAGAGCCCTATGATGTATGCATCATTGGATCCGGTCCGGCAGGGACGATTCTCGGCACGTCGCTCGTGGAGCGGGGAATACGCACGTTGATCCTGGAATCCGGCACGAACCTTTTCCGCTGGTTATTCGACCGTCGCCTGAGATTCCTCTCGCGATACGAATTCACGGGCAATACGGGATATCCCTTGACGAACACGAGGGCCCGGACTCTTGGAGGGACATCCAACTTCTGGACCGGCCGATGCACGCGGTTTCAAGTTTCGGATCTTGAACCCAATCCCTATACACCGGATGCGAATCCCTGGCCTATCACCTATGATGAGCTGGACCCCTATTACGAAAGAGCCGAGCACTCATTGCGGGTACGGGGAGGCGATTTCTCGGAGCATGTTCCCCCCCGGAAAAGTCCTCTGCCGATTCCATCGAACGGGGGCACGAACCGCCTCAAGTCGTATCTCGCTGACGTCGGGGTGACCGCAGACTGCTCGCCCACATCGGTCCCACGAAAGGGATTTCGTTTTTTCCGGGTCCAGAACGAGATCCTGCCCGCCTTTATGTCTACCTCCTGCGGGACACTGGTTACGGGGGCCAACGTGACGCGTCTCGTTCCGGACGGGAAAAAGGGGATCGTGGAGGCCGAGGTACATACTTTGGATGGCATGCAGAAGTTTGCGAGGGCGAAAATCTTTGTCGTCGCTTGTGGCGGCATCGAAACCCCCCGTCTTCTCCTTCACTCGAAATCCAGCGATTTTCCGAACGGAATAGGCAATTCCCACGATATGGTGGGGCGCGGGTTTAACGACCACCCGGCCGTGAATTTATTCGCCTCCATACGCCACACGAGAGATACCCTTTCGCCTGTGGGCAAGATTGCGCGGAGCCACCAATATTACGATCTGCTCCGCCCCGAGGGCCTGGGAAGCGTGCTCCTGGTTTTCCGGCAGGCATGGGTATTCCCTCATCACAATCTACCCCTGCTGGGTCTGTCTAAAATCTCGAATCTTCCCAAAGCGTCCCTTAACTTGATGAAACGGATGGCCAGACCCGCGCTCTATATCGGGGCATCCATCGAAATGCGGATTTCCGAATCCAATCGCGTCATGCTTTCCGAGACAATGAAGGATTGCTTCGGTAATCCTCTGGCTCATCTGATCTTCAATTACACGGAGGAGGATCTCCGGACCCTGGACCGTTCGAGAGATTTGATACGCGAAATCTACCGGAAACTTGGCGCGACCGACGTGAGAGAAGTCGAAGTGAGCTGGTCCCGTCACCATCAAAGCTCCTGTCGGATGGGTGACAACCCAAGAACGAGCGTGGTGAATCGAAATCTTCGGATTCACGAGTCTCCAAATCTTTACCTTTGCGGCTCGGAAGTCTTTGTGACCGGGGGGGCCATGCAGCCTTGCCTGAGCATCGCGGCACTGGCGCACCGGTTGGCCGATCACTTGGTATCGAGGCTGAAGGACGGG
The sequence above is drawn from the Candidatus Deferrimicrobium borealis genome and encodes:
- a CDS encoding acyl carrier protein, translated to MKAILGTVFDLPADEINDETSPGNVGLWDSLNHLRMVTEIEKVFRIRLAQKEIREMLTYAKIREVVGRHLGLKTDE
- a CDS encoding acyltransferase, whose translation is MTIDDNTLIDARGASGKGVVFEDGVIVNRNSIVQSKEGDIEIGKSVSIGTDSTIVSWSGIRIGDGALIAGGCSLSAGRYDFDDLNRSIAEQDSYSTGPIVIDENVWLATRVTILDGVHIGKGAIISAGSVVTGNIPQGAVAHGNPAKVVFTRR
- a CDS encoding oligosaccharide flippase family protein, which gives rise to MKTTVNAAWLIGCRVAADFLSFLLFIAISRHFGPEGIGTYSYGFAVSTIGFVISGLGIEGYGVREYTRLEPRRGSALVADLIGAQILVVILTVLALAIYLQITGGSRTIVGIVMSLAAYQIASAFSRTLFIPANAGQAMIGPAVTELCCRGGAIVVAMVSITFLHSSLLVALIGYPVFGVILVVAAAFSARRFSGSVSVNRKLKPIRERIGVLWSFAVAEALVQVFIRIGLVVLTLSAGAEVAGLYATGLKFMELALMPLVFLGLAIYPRLSRLSGSHDDALLHASSQFLAVASMMTGVVVWGLYFVVPLVLVPLLGPRFASTVPVLHILTGLAIVQAGEIVLVRLLLATDLQISRLRIIAVGTLLNIALMVVMVTYWHITGAVAAGIVALAAVDVGYALALNRSLRSIFVRCAGSLMAGLTVASGITWLMFHYGATYWLTAAAFIVFFLSVAAISLWSVQRSRPEAMAASL
- a CDS encoding GMC family oxidoreductase, with protein sequence MNRHHDAGAIRALDASEPYDVCIIGSGPAGTILGTSLVERGIRTLILESGTNLFRWLFDRRLRFLSRYEFTGNTGYPLTNTRARTLGGTSNFWTGRCTRFQVSDLEPNPYTPDANPWPITYDELDPYYERAEHSLRVRGGDFSEHVPPRKSPLPIPSNGGTNRLKSYLADVGVTADCSPTSVPRKGFRFFRVQNEILPAFMSTSCGTLVTGANVTRLVPDGKKGIVEAEVHTLDGMQKFARAKIFVVACGGIETPRLLLHSKSSDFPNGIGNSHDMVGRGFNDHPAVNLFASIRHTRDTLSPVGKIARSHQYYDLLRPEGLGSVLLVFRQAWVFPHHNLPLLGLSKISNLPKASLNLMKRMARPALYIGASIEMRISESNRVMLSETMKDCFGNPLAHLIFNYTEEDLRTLDRSRDLIREIYRKLGATDVREVEVSWSRHHQSSCRMGDNPRTSVVNRNLRIHESPNLYLCGSEVFVTGGAMQPCLSIAALAHRLADHLVSRLKDGHEANSIR